The genomic stretch CACCCTGGTGCGAAGAAATCTCGACAAACCGCTGATCGTCAAGCTCACCCCCAATGTTACCGATATCACGGTGGTTGCCAGGGCAGTTGCCGAGGCTGGGGCCGATGCCATCAGCTGCATCAATACCCTGACCGGCATGGCGGTCGACGTGCGAACGCGCCGCCCTCGCCTGGCCAACCGCACCGGCGGGCTTTCCGGTCCGGCCATCCGGCCGATTGCGGTGCGGCTGGTCCATCAGGTGGTTCAGGCGGTCCAGATCCCGGTCATCGGCATCGGCGGCATCGCCCGTGCGGAGGACGCTCTGGAATTCCTCATCGTCGGTGCCACGGCGGTACAGGTCGGAACCGCCAACTTTGTCGACCCGTCGGCGATGCAGACTGTCATCGACGGCCTCGAGCAGTTCTGCGTCAAGGAAGGCATCGGCGATATCCACGAACTCATCGGCAGTCTCAAGCTTTAACCGGCAAAGGGCTAATGGCGAAAGGCGAAAGGGAAACATCGGGGGCATGAGGTGAAATCACCTTTGCGTCCTCTGCCCCAAGCCTCAAGCCGGTTTACTTATGGACGTCATCACCACCCACATCAATGCCGATTTCGATTGCCTCGGGGCGATGGTCGCCGCCCGTCGGCTCTACCCCGATGCGGCCATGGTTTTTGCTGGTTCCCAGGAACGCAGCCTGCGCGAGTTCCTGCTCCGAAGCACTACCTGTTCTCTTGAGTTCAAACGCATTCGCGACATCGATCTCGACCGCATCAGCCGTCTGATTCTGGTCGATGTGCGCCAGTCCGACCGGATCGGTCCTTTTGGTGAAGTGTCCCGGCGGCCGGGGGTAGAGGTGCATATTTACGACCATCACCCGGAGGGTCAGGCCGACCTGCATGGTACCGTGGAGCATATCGAACCGGTCGGCGCCTCGGTGACGGTTCTTGTCCAGCTCTTCATGGAGCGGAGGATCGTTCCGGAGCCGGAAGAGGCGACCATGATGATGCTCGGCCTTTACGAGGACACCGGCGGACTGCTGTTCAACTCCACCACCCGCCGGGATTACGAGGCGGCGGCCTTCCTTCATGCGCACGGCGCCGACCTGACGACAGTTGCCGAGTTTCTCACCCAGGAAATGACGGTCGACCAGGTGGCGCTGCTGCACGAACTCATCCAGTCTCGCAC from Desulfuromonadales bacterium encodes the following:
- a CDS encoding nitronate monooxygenase, whose translation is TLVRRNLDKPLIVKLTPNVTDITVVARAVAEAGADAISCINTLTGMAVDVRTRRPRLANRTGGLSGPAIRPIAVRLVHQVVQAVQIPVIGIGGIARAEDALEFLIVGATAVQVGTANFVDPSAMQTVIDGLEQFCVKEGIGDIHELIGSLKL